The following proteins are co-located in the Corynebacterium kalinowskii genome:
- a CDS encoding DUF3239 domain-containing protein — translation MRQFQFTVDSEHNKKNNEFSRDATRLQISAGIFGFVLALIAFAVMRISDGAPWGLAVAIGLGTFALFCFALIFILPRQMGSAQAMFESYPLVPAMVAEVLPRGMVLMALVDANASDSGKPVPALAIRNMTNLRGHERVVGERVPAVAVAGRRSVSTSDRWDEISPMPIAWGTADAGTVKEAQKAIPENEWNTLQKHLDKLEKVKATDMNLLIL, via the coding sequence ATGCGACAATTTCAGTTCACCGTCGACTCTGAGCACAACAAAAAGAACAACGAGTTCTCCCGCGACGCCACTAGGCTCCAAATTTCTGCCGGCATCTTCGGCTTCGTCCTGGCTCTGATTGCATTCGCAGTCATGCGCATTTCCGACGGTGCCCCATGGGGACTAGCCGTTGCCATCGGACTGGGAACCTTTGCGCTGTTTTGTTTTGCACTCATCTTCATCCTGCCGCGCCAAATGGGCTCTGCTCAGGCAATGTTTGAAAGCTACCCACTAGTTCCAGCCATGGTTGCGGAGGTCCTGCCCCGCGGCATGGTTCTCATGGCGCTTGTCGACGCCAATGCCTCCGATTCCGGCAAGCCGGTCCCGGCCCTCGCAATCCGCAATATGACTAACCTCCGCGGTCACGAACGCGTGGTCGGCGAGCGCGTGCCTGCCGTCGCGGTAGCCGGGCGTCGCTCAGTTTCGACTTCCGATCGTTGGGATGAGATCTCCCCTATGCCCATAGCGTGGGGAACGGCTGATGCAGGGACTGTAAAGGAAGCTCAAAAGGCCATCCCGGAGAATGAGTGGAACACCCTGCAAAAGCACCTTGATAAGCTTGAAAAAGTCAAAGCTACCGACATGAACCTTTTGATCCTCTAA
- a CDS encoding helicase-associated domain-containing protein, producing the protein MKKPTAPGDPTLTFREWLASLDDEHLSRLLLLRPDTVLPLPPGIGPLAARLQLRASVSRALHSLNTTDLLVLEAVAAIGGEFTPVSAPEVVGIISERTQLHGIDGPLPIEVEASIAKLKQYGLLFGEDRFLVVQEAMSALPHSWQLLPDAEPAPDDLADKLAQLSARSTKILQTLALSGGTGVTKDAALDADPTRPIPQLIAQGLLHRVDESTVQLPQTVRNALTGSRSLPLRCPPAESTTSIEVADQAGISAGLEVCRLTRLLIQELGQRPVSTLKGGAVGVRMISRLTKALETTEEDIARLMCLSIAAGLIARGVPEPLPDDDDGGDYYAPTPQADAWLGSSLEDQLRTLLHGWRTSPWAPWLLGTTKDKTKVHLLSREMRDERIPQWRGQLIDALGSLPPGASTAETLTYFRFRHPLTGTALTETTFAELEAEAAWIGAISEGILTSSIRFDTINVPDAVEQLIVQADMTMLAPGPLTPRSQKFVDRVADLESSGLASVYRVTEASIRRALDSGLSGQDIMSRLGELSVMELPQSIGYLVDDVARKHGSLRGGPAMSYLRCDDPSLIVQAVAAIGDAVALRAIAPTVAVAQAPLIQVIKALRAAGFQPIAEDAYGLSLDLAPEPSRVPQPDTRPEATAIDEGRIEAAVAAIRRGDTARDAVASGTRAPASETLSILQAAARAGKTVTLGFVDKHGIAVHRVVRPVTVAGGLIDAIDTTTGDVHRFQVHRITEVIVQ; encoded by the coding sequence ATGAAAAAACCTACTGCCCCGGGTGACCCCACCCTGACTTTCCGAGAGTGGCTCGCGAGCCTTGATGACGAGCACCTGTCGAGATTGTTGCTTTTGCGTCCCGACACAGTGCTGCCACTCCCGCCAGGAATTGGGCCTTTAGCTGCGCGTTTGCAACTCCGGGCGTCGGTAAGCAGGGCGCTGCACTCCCTCAATACCACCGACCTCTTGGTGTTGGAGGCCGTCGCCGCGATTGGCGGGGAGTTTACCCCGGTTTCTGCCCCCGAAGTGGTGGGGATCATTAGTGAGCGTACCCAGCTTCATGGCATTGACGGCCCACTTCCCATCGAAGTAGAGGCGAGCATTGCCAAGCTGAAGCAGTATGGGTTGCTCTTCGGCGAGGACAGGTTCTTGGTTGTCCAAGAAGCCATGTCTGCACTCCCCCACAGCTGGCAGCTCCTGCCCGATGCAGAGCCTGCTCCAGATGATCTGGCTGACAAGCTTGCCCAGCTGTCGGCGCGTTCGACAAAAATTCTTCAAACGTTGGCACTCTCTGGCGGCACTGGCGTGACGAAAGACGCAGCACTGGATGCTGATCCAACGCGCCCCATCCCGCAACTCATCGCGCAGGGCCTGCTCCATCGGGTAGATGAGTCCACCGTGCAACTGCCGCAAACGGTCCGAAATGCCTTAACCGGTAGTCGGAGTCTGCCGTTGAGGTGCCCACCTGCGGAAAGCACGACATCCATTGAGGTTGCGGATCAGGCCGGAATTTCAGCTGGCCTTGAGGTCTGCCGATTGACCCGCTTGCTCATCCAGGAGCTCGGCCAGCGCCCAGTCTCCACGCTCAAGGGCGGCGCTGTGGGCGTGCGGATGATCAGCCGGCTGACTAAAGCACTGGAGACCACCGAGGAGGACATCGCTCGTCTGATGTGCCTTTCTATTGCGGCTGGCCTGATCGCGCGTGGTGTGCCGGAACCGCTACCTGATGACGATGATGGCGGCGACTACTACGCACCCACCCCACAGGCGGACGCATGGCTCGGTAGTTCGCTGGAAGACCAGCTTCGAACCCTCCTGCACGGCTGGCGCACCAGCCCGTGGGCGCCGTGGCTGCTGGGTACCACCAAGGACAAAACTAAGGTCCACCTGCTCTCCCGAGAGATGCGCGACGAACGCATTCCACAATGGCGCGGGCAGCTTATCGACGCTCTCGGCTCGCTACCACCCGGTGCCAGCACCGCAGAGACACTGACCTACTTCCGATTCCGCCACCCGCTCACCGGAACGGCGTTGACCGAAACAACCTTTGCTGAGCTGGAAGCTGAGGCTGCCTGGATCGGCGCCATTTCTGAAGGCATTCTCACGAGCTCTATTCGCTTCGACACGATCAATGTGCCGGATGCGGTGGAACAGCTCATCGTTCAGGCTGACATGACGATGCTCGCGCCTGGACCACTCACTCCGCGCTCCCAGAAGTTTGTCGATCGCGTCGCTGATCTCGAGTCCTCCGGGCTTGCCAGTGTCTACCGTGTCACGGAAGCGTCGATAAGGCGAGCACTGGATTCCGGGCTCAGCGGGCAGGACATCATGTCGCGGCTGGGTGAGCTGTCGGTAATGGAACTGCCACAGTCGATCGGATATCTCGTCGATGATGTTGCGCGCAAACACGGTAGCCTCCGCGGTGGTCCTGCGATGAGTTACCTGCGTTGCGACGACCCTTCGCTCATCGTGCAGGCCGTCGCGGCCATTGGTGACGCCGTTGCACTAAGGGCCATCGCGCCCACCGTCGCTGTGGCTCAGGCACCGCTTATCCAGGTCATCAAGGCACTGCGAGCTGCGGGATTCCAGCCGATCGCTGAGGATGCTTATGGCCTCAGCCTCGATCTGGCCCCGGAGCCGTCCCGTGTCCCGCAACCAGATACTCGCCCCGAAGCAACTGCTATCGACGAAGGACGCATCGAAGCCGCAGTGGCTGCCATTCGCCGCGGCGACACAGCCCGGGACGCGGTCGCCTCCGGTACCCGCGCACCTGCCTCCGAAACCCTCAGCATTCTGCAGGCTGCGGCCCGCGCGGGGAAGACTGTGACGCTGGGCTTCGTCGATAAGCACGGCATTGCTGTCCATCGCGTGGTGCGTCCCGTCACTGTCGCCGGGGGCCTTATCGACGCCATCGACACGACCACCGGCGATGTCCACCGCTTCCAGGTGCACCGAATCACTGAGGTAATAGTGCAATAA
- a CDS encoding DNA repair helicase XPB: MIVQSDKTILLEIDHPRAGEARAALAPFAELERAPEHIHTYRITPLALWNARAAGHDAEQVIHMLETYSRFPVPQPLLVDIAETMSRYGRVRLHKHPAHGLILESKEPAILAELQRHKKIKPMLGAAIDAESILVHPSERGRLKQELLKVGWPAEDLAGYVDGEAHPISLVEDGWALRDYQQYAADSFWEGGSGVVVLPCGAGKTMVGAASMAKAQATTLILVTNTVAGRQWRDELLRRTTLTEEEIGEYSGEKKEIRPVTIATYQVVTRKTKGEYRALELFDSCDWGLIIYDEVHLLPAPVFRMTSDLQSRRRLGLTATLVREDGREGDVFSLIGPKRYDAPWKDLEAQGFIATAECTEVRVTMPDSERMTYATAEPADRYRLAASSAAKMPVIRRLLKRHAGMPTLIIGAYVDQLEEIGAELDVPVIEGKTSNAKREKLFEAFRTGQLDTLVVSKVANFSVDLPEAAVAIQISGTFGSRQEEAQRLGRLLRPKADGGEAHFYTVVSRDTLDAEYAAHRQRFLAEQGYAYRIIDAEDI, translated from the coding sequence ATGATCGTCCAGTCCGACAAGACGATCCTGCTGGAGATCGACCACCCACGCGCAGGGGAAGCGCGCGCTGCGCTCGCCCCCTTCGCCGAGCTTGAGCGGGCCCCGGAGCATATTCACACCTATCGCATTACTCCCCTTGCGTTGTGGAATGCGCGGGCCGCCGGGCACGATGCGGAGCAAGTCATTCACATGCTGGAAACATACTCTCGCTTTCCAGTGCCGCAGCCGCTGTTGGTGGATATTGCGGAGACGATGTCACGCTACGGGCGCGTGCGCCTGCACAAACATCCTGCGCACGGTCTCATTCTGGAGTCCAAGGAGCCTGCGATTCTGGCGGAGTTGCAACGGCACAAGAAGATCAAACCTATGCTCGGCGCCGCTATCGATGCTGAGTCAATCTTGGTACATCCGTCGGAGCGCGGACGGCTGAAGCAGGAATTGCTGAAGGTCGGTTGGCCGGCCGAGGACCTAGCCGGATATGTGGACGGCGAAGCACACCCAATCTCCTTGGTCGAAGACGGCTGGGCGTTGCGCGACTATCAGCAGTATGCGGCCGACTCTTTCTGGGAGGGCGGCTCGGGCGTAGTCGTGCTGCCCTGTGGCGCCGGTAAAACGATGGTCGGCGCGGCCTCCATGGCGAAGGCGCAGGCCACCACGCTGATTTTGGTGACCAATACGGTGGCTGGGCGTCAGTGGCGGGACGAGCTACTGCGTCGCACCACGCTCACGGAGGAAGAGATTGGCGAGTACTCCGGTGAGAAGAAGGAGATCCGTCCCGTCACGATTGCGACGTACCAGGTGGTCACCCGCAAGACGAAGGGCGAATACCGCGCCCTCGAGCTGTTCGATTCCTGCGACTGGGGCCTGATCATCTATGACGAAGTCCACCTGCTTCCCGCCCCAGTCTTTCGCATGACTTCGGATTTGCAGTCTCGCCGTCGTCTGGGTCTTACCGCCACCTTGGTGCGCGAAGATGGTCGGGAGGGCGATGTCTTCTCCCTCATTGGCCCCAAGCGTTACGACGCGCCCTGGAAAGATCTCGAAGCTCAAGGCTTCATCGCAACGGCCGAATGCACTGAGGTCCGCGTGACAATGCCGGACTCGGAGCGCATGACCTACGCTACTGCTGAGCCTGCTGACCGCTATCGACTCGCCGCCAGCTCTGCTGCGAAGATGCCGGTGATCCGCCGCCTTCTGAAGCGTCACGCGGGCATGCCGACCCTCATTATCGGCGCTTACGTAGATCAATTGGAGGAAATTGGCGCTGAGCTTGATGTTCCAGTTATCGAGGGCAAGACGTCGAATGCGAAACGAGAAAAGCTCTTTGAGGCCTTTCGCACTGGTCAGCTAGATACGCTAGTCGTTTCCAAGGTCGCCAACTTTTCTGTCGACTTGCCTGAAGCAGCAGTGGCTATTCAGATCTCTGGAACTTTTGGGTCCCGTCAGGAGGAGGCCCAGCGCCTCGGCCGACTTTTGCGCCCCAAGGCAGACGGCGGCGAGGCCCACTTTTACACCGTGGTCAGTCGCGATACGCTAGACGCTGAATATGCAGCTCATCGCCAGCGTTTCCTTGCCGAGCAGGGCTACGCTTACCGAATCATCGATGCCGAAGACATTTAG